In Halobaculum limi, one DNA window encodes the following:
- a CDS encoding ABC transporter permease, protein MYEYFVKRTGQALFTAFVVVSLSFGLVRLMPGNPADQLRGQLIRNNPDMSQQEINRRVESYINIDLTAPLHEQYLDYVGGIVRGDLGQSISQNAPVSEILGQALPWTVFAFSIAILLMFAAGIALGAIMAYQEGSRFDMGTTGIGIVLNSTPNYVTALLFLYIFGYTFGWFPTSGHISSAVVPVVNPLRPVATFQFVADAIYHASLLIAAVVITGFGGVALAMRGNSIQVLGEDYLRVARLRGLSDTRIALRYVARNAILPMYTGLLLAFGAVIGGSAILEQVFTYPGLGYYIVAAVEARDYPLMMGGFVLITLAVVVGAFVADLTYGLVDPRVSTGGDS, encoded by the coding sequence ATGTACGAGTACTTCGTAAAGCGTACCGGACAAGCGCTATTCACGGCGTTCGTCGTGGTCTCGCTGTCGTTCGGGCTCGTCCGGCTGATGCCGGGCAACCCCGCCGACCAGCTACGGGGCCAACTCATCCGGAACAATCCGGACATGTCCCAACAGGAGATCAATCGGCGCGTCGAGAGCTACATCAACATCGACCTCACCGCGCCGCTGCACGAGCAGTATCTCGACTACGTCGGTGGCATCGTCCGTGGCGACCTCGGTCAGTCGATCAGCCAGAACGCCCCCGTCTCGGAGATTCTCGGACAGGCGCTCCCGTGGACGGTGTTCGCGTTCTCGATAGCTATCCTGCTGATGTTCGCCGCCGGCATCGCGCTGGGCGCGATTATGGCGTACCAGGAGGGGAGTCGCTTCGATATGGGGACGACCGGCATCGGTATCGTCCTTAACTCGACGCCGAACTACGTGACGGCGCTGTTGTTCTTGTACATCTTCGGCTACACCTTCGGGTGGTTCCCGACCAGCGGGCACATCTCCTCGGCGGTCGTTCCCGTGGTGAACCCGCTTCGGCCGGTCGCGACGTTCCAGTTCGTCGCCGACGCCATCTACCACGCGAGTCTGCTCATCGCCGCAGTCGTCATCACTGGCTTCGGCGGCGTCGCACTCGCGATGCGCGGGAACAGTATCCAGGTGCTCGGCGAGGACTATCTCCGCGTCGCACGGCTTCGCGGCCTCTCTGACACCCGGATCGCCCTGCGCTACGTCGCTCGCAACGCTATCCTGCCGATGTACACCGGCCTGCTGCTCGCGTTCGGTGCCGTCATCGGCGGGTCGGCTATCCTCGAACAGGTGTTCACCTACCCTGGACTCGGCTACTACATCGTTGCCGCCGTCGAGGCGCGCGACTACCCGCTGATGATGGGCGGGTTCGTCCTCATCACGCTCGCCGTCGTCGTCGGCGCGTTCGTCGCCGACCTGACGTACGGCCTCGTCGACCCGCGCGTCTCCACGGGAGGTGACTCCTAA
- a CDS encoding ABC transporter substrate-binding protein, which translates to MSDGHTGEAERNLRKTRRRFLQAAGVTGAAAIAGCAGSNTGTPTATDSDGGGGDGGSDGTQTSESDSLEMTDRTFVTATTSVPKDMQFNPYGQQYPDRAALAIFENLLYVNEATSTFMPGVLESWDIGSETVTLSVRDGFNWHSGDAVTAEDVAFKLKLEAYDGAAIGNIVAPENITVADESTVELGLDRAVSDEVFLYSLKPIALDTPRDQFGKFLDAFESDGEAPGMAEMTLEEPNGTGPFKFDHARNQELVATRFEDHPDADQINFAAFKWNYLQSNQKQWQALRTDNIDGIDNVFTPSNIAESYGDHVREIQMPANWGMGIMFNHEHKHYSQQNVKQAIQYVIDREKLAQTAGGKMHVPVEVPSGLPGNFDGSYKEWLGDSLSEFDAYDPDTQKAAQLLRDAGFSKQDGTWVDADGETLSFPYKIPAGWNDWTAGGQSIVQDLNDFGIEASLNPSQSYWGDIYGNQDYIVAGLGWPDGKLYPYFSLNKLLNGFRSRTILKFPREVEVAPLGEPNGEKRTVNFESELEELAGLTGEEAKQKTQELAWVVNRHLPMAPLMEKVDQSWVTTDDWNTVTQDDEDAIVDWPQYYLPREGKLTAKPE; encoded by the coding sequence ATGTCCGATGGACACACGGGCGAGGCAGAACGGAATCTACGAAAGACACGGCGGCGGTTCCTGCAGGCGGCGGGTGTGACCGGGGCCGCAGCAATTGCGGGCTGTGCCGGGTCGAACACGGGAACGCCGACGGCCACTGACAGCGACGGCGGTGGTGGCGACGGCGGAAGTGACGGGACCCAGACCAGTGAGTCCGACTCGCTGGAGATGACCGACCGGACGTTCGTCACCGCGACGACGAGCGTGCCGAAAGACATGCAGTTCAACCCCTACGGCCAGCAGTATCCTGATCGTGCGGCGCTGGCGATATTCGAGAACCTCCTGTACGTGAACGAGGCGACGAGCACGTTCATGCCAGGCGTCCTCGAGTCGTGGGACATCGGGTCGGAGACGGTGACACTGTCCGTCCGCGACGGCTTCAACTGGCACAGCGGCGACGCGGTCACTGCCGAAGACGTCGCGTTCAAACTGAAACTGGAGGCGTACGACGGCGCAGCCATCGGTAACATCGTCGCGCCGGAGAACATAACCGTCGCCGACGAGTCGACGGTCGAACTCGGCTTGGATCGAGCGGTCTCCGACGAGGTGTTCCTCTACTCACTGAAGCCCATCGCCCTCGACACGCCGCGCGACCAGTTCGGCAAGTTCCTCGACGCGTTCGAGTCCGACGGCGAAGCACCCGGGATGGCGGAGATGACGCTCGAGGAACCGAACGGGACCGGCCCGTTCAAGTTCGACCACGCGCGCAACCAGGAACTCGTCGCCACGCGCTTCGAGGACCACCCCGACGCCGACCAGATCAACTTTGCGGCGTTCAAGTGGAACTACCTGCAGTCGAACCAGAAGCAGTGGCAGGCGCTGCGTACCGACAACATCGACGGCATCGACAACGTGTTCACGCCCTCGAACATCGCGGAGTCGTACGGCGACCACGTCCGCGAGATTCAGATGCCCGCCAACTGGGGAATGGGCATCATGTTCAACCACGAGCACAAACACTACAGCCAGCAGAATGTCAAGCAGGCGATCCAGTACGTCATCGACCGCGAGAAACTCGCACAGACGGCTGGCGGCAAGATGCACGTCCCCGTGGAAGTCCCCTCGGGGCTTCCAGGAAACTTCGACGGTAGTTACAAAGAGTGGCTGGGTGACTCGCTGTCGGAGTTCGACGCCTACGACCCCGACACGCAGAAGGCGGCGCAACTGCTCCGCGACGCCGGCTTCTCGAAGCAGGACGGCACGTGGGTCGACGCCGACGGCGAGACGCTCTCGTTCCCGTACAAGATCCCTGCGGGGTGGAACGACTGGACCGCGGGCGGGCAGTCCATCGTACAAGACCTCAACGACTTCGGCATCGAGGCGTCGCTGAACCCGAGCCAGTCGTACTGGGGTGACATCTACGGCAACCAAGACTACATCGTCGCCGGCCTCGGCTGGCCGGACGGGAAACTGTACCCGTACTTCTCGCTGAACAAACTCCTCAACGGCTTCCGCTCGCGGACCATCCTGAAGTTCCCGCGAGAGGTCGAAGTCGCACCGCTGGGTGAGCCGAACGGCGAGAAGCGCACGGTGAACTTCGAGTCCGAACTGGAGGAACTCGCGGGGTTGACCGGCGAGGAGGCCAAGCAGAAGACGCAGGAACTGGCGTGGGTCGTCAACCGCCACCTCCCGATGGCCCCGCTGATGGAGAAGGTCGACCAGTCGTGGGTGACCACCGACGACTGGAACACGGTGACGCAGGACGACGAGGACGCCATCGTCGACTGGCCGCAGTACTACCTGCCCCGCGAGGGGAAGCTCACGGCCAAGCCCGAGTAA
- a CDS encoding DUF4397 domain-containing protein: MLDLTRRGVLGGIAASGVLLAVGTEPVAATEHTRSTQRARLRVIHASPDAPDVDVRVRRDGDDSVRTVASDLYFGAVEEYRSLPAGSYRVSVAPAGERTAEILPTRRLVLDEGADYTAVVVGEVDGDTTLDLAVFEDDNNLLDATKSRLRVIHASPDASPVGVTVAPRRRSPSDDGIERLRAASPDDSLRTLTTARRTRTLFDGVSYGQASDAVEVASGRYEVGLRHDTDDGPGSVLLERNLGFTGGVAFTLLVLGYHTPDDAAVPVPLSLSVAGDATPGPATVTFDDQRLEYESGADTVTVTIHAVGLADGGFVALHDPTLFDSDPTGSVVGVSEYLGPGWHTNVEVDLGVDDVLDGAEGRVRLAAMAYRGTDADRFSVAAAGGPYVDPNDVNGDGVEAVLDAATVRIERAWDRERYRNDDSADESPPRDDRERDREESPDASDKTADTTPDETDTDASDETPADDRDEDAPADAREDERDDEREPREEGEEESDWRKKLEERRKEREKRREERRKEREKRREERRKEREKRREERRKRRDDDDDDDDEEDDEDDEEDEDDD; encoded by the coding sequence ATGCTCGACCTGACGAGACGGGGCGTGTTGGGGGGAATCGCTGCCAGCGGCGTGCTTCTGGCGGTCGGCACGGAGCCAGTGGCAGCGACAGAGCACACCCGGTCGACCCAGCGTGCTCGGCTCCGCGTGATCCACGCGTCGCCAGACGCCCCCGACGTCGACGTTCGAGTGCGGCGTGACGGTGACGACTCCGTCCGGACCGTCGCGTCGGATCTGTACTTCGGTGCGGTCGAAGAGTACCGCTCGCTCCCTGCCGGGTCGTACCGCGTGTCGGTCGCGCCAGCGGGTGAGCGCACCGCCGAGATACTGCCTACGCGTCGTCTCGTCCTCGACGAGGGTGCCGATTACACCGCCGTCGTCGTCGGCGAAGTCGACGGCGACACGACCCTCGACCTCGCGGTGTTCGAAGACGACAACAACCTCCTTGACGCCACCAAGAGTCGACTCCGTGTGATCCACGCGTCGCCGGACGCATCTCCGGTCGGCGTGACTGTCGCCCCGCGACGACGCTCGCCGTCCGACGACGGCATCGAGCGACTGCGCGCCGCCTCGCCCGACGACTCGCTGCGAACGCTGACCACTGCGCGTCGCACGCGTACGCTGTTCGACGGCGTCAGTTACGGACAGGCGAGCGACGCCGTCGAAGTCGCGTCGGGGAGATACGAGGTCGGCCTCCGACACGACACCGACGACGGTCCGGGGTCGGTGCTCCTCGAACGCAATCTCGGGTTCACCGGTGGCGTCGCCTTCACGCTGCTCGTGCTCGGGTATCACACTCCGGACGACGCAGCGGTTCCGGTTCCGCTCTCGCTGTCGGTGGCCGGCGACGCGACGCCCGGCCCAGCGACTGTTACCTTCGACGACCAGCGTCTCGAGTACGAGTCGGGTGCCGACACGGTCACGGTGACGATTCACGCCGTCGGACTCGCGGACGGGGGCTTCGTCGCTCTCCACGACCCGACACTGTTCGACAGCGACCCCACCGGGAGCGTCGTGGGCGTCTCCGAGTACCTCGGTCCGGGGTGGCACACGAACGTCGAGGTCGACCTCGGCGTCGACGACGTGTTAGACGGCGCGGAGGGACGGGTGCGTCTCGCCGCGATGGCGTACCGCGGCACCGACGCCGACCGGTTCTCGGTCGCCGCCGCGGGCGGCCCGTACGTCGACCCGAACGACGTGAACGGCGACGGCGTCGAGGCTGTCCTCGACGCGGCGACCGTCCGCATCGAACGAGCGTGGGACAGAGAGCGCTATCGTAACGACGACTCCGCCGACGAATCTCCACCTCGGGACGACCGGGAACGCGACCGTGAGGAGTCGCCCGACGCTTCCGACAAGACCGCCGACACCACCCCGGACGAGACGGACACCGACGCTTCCGACGAGACGCCAGCAGACGACCGAGACGAAGACGCACCAGCGGACGCGCGGGAAGACGAACGAGACGACGAGCGCGAACCGCGTGAAGAAGGCGAGGAGGAGAGTGACTGGCGGAAGAAACTGGAGGAGCGACGGAAAGAGCGGGAAAAGCGGCGCGAGGAGCGACGGAAAGAGCGAGAGAAACGGCGGGAGGAGCGACGTAAGGAACGGGAGAAGCGGCGAGAAGAACGGAGAAAGCGCAGGGACGACGATGACGACGATGACGACGAGGAGGATGATGAGGACGACGAAGAAGACGAGGACGACGACTGA
- a CDS encoding FAD-binding oxidoreductase: MSRESSAATNGADEFDRDDAAAVAATHTDALASLASALDGDGTATTRAATGEWRTLFPGGVVTPEDDRYDDARRVWNGLCAAVPAAVAYPTTTEGVARVVETARETGLGIATRSGGHSSAGTSTGDGVLVCDVGTMQGVQVDLEAATATVEPGVTIGELDAATTEHGLATPQGVAPEVGVTGLTLGGGTGYLSRAHGLACDRLTRVELVTAAGEQVTASESTNPDLFRAIRGAGGEFGVAVELEFDLVAVPDELAMCDVWFPVDDAADVAERLHEYRQCLREAPRETNVSPYVARVPDEEEFPDSRVGELALCVLGVHAGDPKVGERALAPFRTLGDRDPLFEYAERLPYTAVQSYLANGSPQGDRYYWKSVAVTEFTDDLIDVTAERMATLPGADDTVVVWPMGGAIADLASDETAIPERSAEVVLNFEACWSDADADDTHHSWARESVARVREVGEVTGELPNFSGTERDENTARDVFGDNYGWLREAKRQWDPEGVFSPSGRL; the protein is encoded by the coding sequence ATGAGTCGAGAATCGTCCGCGGCGACGAACGGAGCCGACGAGTTCGACCGCGACGACGCGGCGGCGGTGGCGGCGACACACACCGACGCGCTGGCGTCGCTCGCGTCTGCGCTCGACGGCGACGGCACGGCGACGACGCGAGCGGCGACGGGCGAGTGGCGGACGCTGTTCCCCGGCGGCGTCGTCACGCCCGAGGACGACCGCTACGACGACGCCCGCCGGGTGTGGAACGGCCTCTGTGCGGCGGTTCCCGCGGCCGTCGCGTACCCGACGACTACTGAGGGCGTCGCCCGCGTCGTCGAGACCGCCCGCGAGACGGGACTCGGAATCGCCACCCGATCTGGCGGCCACTCGTCGGCCGGCACCTCGACCGGCGACGGCGTCCTCGTCTGCGACGTGGGTACGATGCAGGGGGTTCAGGTGGACCTCGAAGCAGCCACTGCGACGGTCGAACCCGGGGTCACCATCGGCGAACTCGACGCGGCGACGACCGAACACGGCCTCGCGACGCCGCAGGGCGTCGCCCCCGAGGTGGGCGTGACGGGCCTCACACTCGGCGGCGGCACGGGCTACCTCTCGCGGGCGCACGGCCTCGCGTGCGACCGCCTGACACGCGTCGAGTTGGTGACCGCCGCGGGCGAGCAGGTGACGGCGAGCGAGTCGACCAATCCCGATCTGTTCCGGGCGATCCGCGGTGCAGGTGGCGAGTTCGGCGTTGCCGTCGAACTGGAGTTCGACCTCGTCGCGGTCCCGGACGAACTGGCGATGTGTGACGTGTGGTTCCCGGTCGACGACGCCGCCGACGTCGCCGAACGCCTCCACGAGTACCGCCAGTGTCTCCGCGAGGCGCCACGCGAGACGAACGTCTCGCCGTACGTCGCCCGTGTGCCAGACGAGGAGGAGTTCCCCGACAGCCGGGTTGGAGAGTTGGCGCTGTGTGTCCTCGGCGTTCACGCGGGCGACCCCAAGGTTGGCGAACGTGCGCTCGCGCCGTTCCGGACGCTCGGAGACCGAGACCCACTGTTCGAGTACGCCGAGCGATTGCCGTACACGGCGGTTCAGTCGTACCTCGCGAACGGGTCGCCACAGGGCGACCGCTACTACTGGAAGTCCGTCGCCGTGACAGAGTTTACCGACGATCTGATCGACGTGACCGCCGAGCGAATGGCGACGCTCCCGGGCGCAGACGACACGGTCGTCGTCTGGCCGATGGGCGGCGCTATCGCGGACCTCGCGTCCGACGAGACGGCGATTCCCGAACGCAGCGCGGAGGTGGTGCTCAACTTCGAGGCGTGTTGGAGCGACGCCGACGCCGACGATACACACCACTCGTGGGCGCGGGAGTCGGTCGCGCGAGTGCGCGAGGTCGGTGAGGTGACGGGCGAACTCCCGAACTTCTCGGGGACCGAACGCGACGAGAACACCGCCCGCGACGTGTTCGGCGACAACTACGGGTGGCTCCGCGAGGCGAAGCGACAGTGGGACCCCGAAGGCGTGTTCTCCCCGAGCGGACGGCTGTGA
- the thsA gene encoding thermosome subunit alpha encodes MIVLSEDSQRTSGKDAQSMNITAGKAVAESVRTTLGPKGMDKMLVDSSGGVVVTNDGVTILKEMDIDHPAANMIVEVSETQEDEVGDGTTTAVVIAGELLDQAEELIDSEVHPTTIAQGYRQAAEKAKEVLTEGAIEVTADDRETLEKIAATAMTGKGAESARDTLAELVVDAVLAVRDDDGTIDTDNVSVETVVGGSIGNSELIEGVIVDKERVDENMPYAVEDANVALFDGAIEVKETEIDAEVNVTDPDQLQQFLDQEEKQLKEMVDKLSAVGTDVVFVGDGIDDMAQHYLAQEGILAVRRAKDSDLKRLARSTGGRVVANLDDLSEEDLGFAGSVAQKDIGGDERIFVEDVEDAKSVTLVLRGGTEHVVDEVERAIDDSLGVVRTTLQDGQVLPGGGAPETELALQLRDFADSVGGREQLAVEAFADALEVIPRTLAENAGLDPIDSLVDLRARHDGGEFGAGLDAYTGDVIDMEAEGVVEPLRVKTQAIESATEAATMILRIDDVIAAGDLKGGGSDDGDDDPAGGMGGGMGGMGGMGGMGGAM; translated from the coding sequence ATGATCGTACTTTCGGAGGATAGCCAGCGAACCTCGGGCAAGGACGCCCAGTCGATGAACATCACGGCCGGCAAGGCCGTCGCGGAGTCGGTCCGCACGACACTCGGCCCGAAAGGGATGGACAAGATGCTCGTCGACTCCTCGGGCGGCGTCGTCGTCACGAACGACGGCGTGACCATCCTGAAGGAGATGGACATCGACCACCCGGCGGCCAACATGATCGTCGAGGTCTCCGAGACGCAGGAGGACGAGGTCGGCGACGGCACGACGACCGCCGTCGTCATCGCCGGTGAACTCCTCGACCAGGCTGAGGAACTCATCGACTCGGAGGTCCACCCGACGACCATCGCGCAGGGGTACCGCCAGGCCGCAGAGAAGGCCAAGGAGGTTCTGACCGAGGGCGCCATCGAGGTCACCGCCGACGACCGCGAGACCCTCGAGAAGATCGCGGCGACCGCGATGACCGGCAAGGGCGCGGAGTCTGCCCGCGACACCCTCGCGGAACTGGTCGTCGATGCCGTCCTCGCCGTCCGCGACGACGACGGCACCATCGACACCGACAACGTCTCCGTCGAGACGGTCGTCGGTGGCTCCATCGGTAACTCCGAACTCATCGAGGGCGTCATCGTCGACAAAGAGCGCGTCGACGAGAACATGCCCTACGCGGTCGAGGACGCAAACGTGGCGCTGTTCGACGGCGCAATCGAGGTCAAGGAGACCGAGATCGACGCCGAGGTCAACGTCACCGACCCCGACCAGCTCCAGCAGTTCCTCGACCAGGAGGAGAAACAGCTCAAGGAGATGGTCGACAAGCTGTCGGCCGTCGGCACGGACGTCGTCTTCGTCGGCGACGGCATCGACGACATGGCCCAGCACTACCTCGCGCAGGAGGGCATCCTCGCCGTCCGCCGCGCGAAAGACTCCGACCTGAAGCGGCTGGCCCGCTCGACGGGCGGCCGCGTCGTCGCGAACCTCGACGACCTCTCCGAGGAGGACCTCGGCTTCGCCGGCTCCGTCGCCCAGAAGGACATCGGTGGCGACGAGCGCATCTTCGTCGAGGACGTCGAGGACGCGAAGTCCGTCACGCTCGTCCTCCGCGGTGGGACCGAACACGTCGTCGACGAAGTCGAGCGCGCTATCGACGACTCGCTGGGCGTCGTCCGCACGACGCTGCAGGACGGGCAGGTGCTGCCCGGCGGCGGTGCGCCCGAGACGGAACTGGCGCTCCAGCTTCGCGACTTCGCCGACTCCGTCGGTGGCCGCGAGCAGCTCGCCGTCGAGGCGTTCGCCGACGCGCTGGAGGTCATCCCGCGCACCCTCGCCGAGAACGCCGGTCTCGACCCGATCGACTCGCTGGTCGACCTGCGTGCCCGCCACGACGGCGGCGAGTTCGGTGCCGGCCTCGACGCCTACACCGGCGACGTAATCGACATGGAAGCCGAGGGCGTCGTCGAACCGCTCCGCGTCAAGACGCAGGCCATCGAGTCCGCGACCGAAGCGGCGACGATGATCCTCCGCATCGACGACGTCATCGCGGCCGGCGACCTCAAGGGCGGCGGCTCCGACGACGGCGACGACGACCCCGCCGGCGGAATGGGCGGCGGTATGGGCGGCATGGGCGGTATGGGCGGCATGGGCGGCGCGATGTAA
- a CDS encoding NAD(P)H-hydrate epimerase, with protein sequence MSASDPPVEFDADGRTVRAISARRMAEVDRVATDEVGLHLLSMMENAGRALAQEARERSSNDPITVFVGGGGNGGGGLVAARHLANAGRRVRVVLDRARDEFEGVPSRQLGVLGATDAAVTTEPGASDGLAVDALVGYGLTGALSGDVGELAATTRAFDRVLSLDVPSGRDATTGVESGPVVDPDATLTLALPKTGLAGLDGDLTLADIGIPSGVFGRARVAYADPFDGADRVPLTAA encoded by the coding sequence GTGTCTGCTTCTGACCCACCTGTCGAGTTCGACGCCGACGGCCGCACAGTCCGGGCGATATCCGCCCGACGGATGGCGGAGGTCGACCGCGTCGCCACCGACGAGGTCGGGTTACACCTGTTGTCGATGATGGAGAACGCCGGACGCGCACTCGCCCAAGAGGCACGCGAGCGGTCGTCGAACGACCCGATCACCGTGTTCGTCGGCGGCGGCGGTAACGGCGGGGGTGGTCTCGTGGCCGCCCGACACCTCGCGAACGCGGGGCGGCGCGTTCGGGTGGTCCTCGACCGCGCCCGTGACGAGTTCGAAGGCGTCCCCAGCCGACAACTGGGCGTCCTCGGTGCGACTGACGCCGCGGTGACGACGGAACCGGGAGCGAGCGACGGCCTCGCCGTCGACGCGTTGGTCGGGTACGGCCTGACCGGGGCGCTATCGGGTGATGTGGGCGAACTCGCGGCGACGACGCGGGCGTTCGATCGGGTGCTCTCACTAGACGTGCCGTCGGGCCGCGACGCCACGACAGGCGTGGAATCTGGTCCCGTCGTCGACCCGGACGCGACGCTGACGCTCGCGTTACCGAAGACGGGTCTCGCAGGACTCGACGGCGACCTGACCCTCGCGGACATCGGCATCCCGAGCGGCGTGTTCGGACGGGCGCGGGTCGCGTACGCGGACCCGTTCGACGGCGCAGACCGGGTTCCGCTGACGGCAGCGTGA